Part of the Paenibacillus sp. YPG26 genome, TTGTCATTGATGACAAGATTCTCACTGACGATCGCTTTATGGATGCGCACATTTTTGCCAATTTTCACATTGGGCATGATCACTGAATCCGTAATTACACTGCCTTCACCAACTTCAATTCCATAGAACAGCACGGAATGTTCGATCGTACCATGAACAATACACCCTTCATTAATCACACTGTTGGTTACAGTAGCCTCAGGTGCGATATACTGGGCAGGCTGATTCGGACTGCGGGTGTAGATCCGCCATGCCGGGTCGTTCAAATCCAGAGGGGGATTATCAGATAATAGATCCATATTGCTCTGCCATAAGCTTTGTACGGTACCTACATCCCTCCAATATCCTTCAAATGGATATGCATACAGTACCTTCTGATTGCTCAGCATCAGTGGAATAATGTCTTTACCGAAATCAAACGAGGAATCGGGGTTTCGTTCATCCTCATACAAATGCTGCTTGAGCACATCCCATTTAAACAAGTATATTCCCATGGAGGCCAGCGTGCTCTTCGGATGCTCGGGCTTCTCCTCAAATTCATAAATGCTTAAGTCCTCATTCGTGTTCAGAATGCCGAACCGGCTTGCTTCTTCCCGCGTGACGTTAATGACAGAGATTGTACAATCAGCGTTCTTTTCTTTGTGATAATCAAGCATCGCATCATAATCCATTTTATAAATGTGATCCCCCGAGAGGATCAGAACATGCTCAGGGTCATACTGTTCAATGAACTTCAGATTTCTAAAGATCGCGTCTGCCGTTCCCCGGTACCAGCTGCTGCCGTCCTCGCGTTCATGCGGGGGAAGCACGAAGACTCCCCCATGCTTACGCTCCATATCCCAGTCACTGCCTACGCCAATATATGAGTGCAGCACTAAAGGTTCATATTGAGTCAGGACGCCTACCGTATCGATACCCGAATTCGAACAATTGCTAAGTGGAAAATCAATGATCCGGTATGTACCCCCGAAATATACAGCAGGCTTTGCCAGATTCTTGGTAAGACCCTTTAGTCTTTTTCCTTGTCCGCCGGCAAGCAGCATCGCAACCACTTCTTTTTTCTTCATCAAGATATTCCTCCTTCACAAATGAACATTCCGCTGCCGAATCTAATACAAGCATTAATGAGAATATAAAAAAGATTAATCCGTCTGCTGAACTCTGGAACAGATTAACCTTGTTGACACCTGCTTACCTGGATAAGCAATAATTGTAGTCACACCATATATTTAAACAGGATTAGGTCCACATAATCCCGCTTGATGTCTTCCCTAATATTATTTATGCCTGGTGAGTCAACCAAGTAACAGAAGGACTTTTTAAGGTAAAAAGGCCTTGGGATGATCAACATCATCATACCCAAGGCCTAATGAACAACTCTGTGATTTATGGCGACATATAGCGCCCGCCTTTTATTTCAAGTTCAACCAGATCTGCTTCCGTCTGGTTCAGGAAGAACGCATTCCTCCCCTCCGCACCTGCCCACTCCATACCAAGAAGGATTCCTCTCTCCGTTGCAGCTGCAAATAAGAAGGAGAACATCTCCGGCGTAACCGTTCCGCCATCGTCGACCCGCCATGTCGAATTCGGATCGTAGTCAGCTGTATAATCACGGGTAACGATCTGTGACCCCTGCTTCAGTATAATCGAAGCCGTTGCCTTCTTCCCCTTCTTCTCGAACTGGGCCAGATAGATTTGATTATCCTGGCCAATCTGTCCAATCTCCCAGATCTTCTCAATGGATTGAGCCTTCATTTCACGAATGGCCTGCTTCACAGAATCCTCTACATCCGGATTGACCTTGCTTATGACAGGAATGACCGCATGGATATTCAACTTGCGATCATTGGCAAGATAATACGTCTGGTCTGGAACAGCCTGCCCTCCAACCACCTCGAAGACCAATCCTTCCAGATTTCCGAAGTTCTTAGCCCATTGCCTGCCATCATCCTTCTCTGATCCGGACTGCTTCCTGACATACTTTACATCCAGTACCTTGCCGCCTTCACCGATCGCCTTGTTCAGGCTCTTATCCTGGTTGCCTGTGAAGGCAATAAGATACTTGCCCGTGCGATCCGCAAAGCTGTAGGTGTCCCCTAACGCAGCAGGATCAAGCAGCTGCTTCTGGTCTGCCGCCTGACCTTGTTGTTCATTCTTCGGAATTGGAGCTTGCACTGCAGATTCCTGCTTGACCTTATTCATATTACCGCCTGAGCATCCTCCAAGTGCAAGCACTGCGCCAAGCACAAGCGCGATCCTTCTCACCGTAACTCCCCCCTCAAGTTTATCCGTCCCAAATGTAACGTGGGAGCAGTGGGATTTGTTTCAGTTAGTCCCCAATTCATCATGGCAAATGACAGATGCCTACAGATTCACTTCCTGCGCCCGCTTTAATTCTCTGAGTACTTTATGGATTGAAATCGCGGCTAATGTGCCATCACCCATAGAGACCGTCACCTGCTCGGCATGAACGCCAAGATCTCCGGCAATCCATAAATTCTGCGTATTCGTCATCCTGGAACGGGGATCTGCTTCTACGTGCTTATTAGGATACAGCTTAGCTCCAAGCTGCTCAGCGAGCTCAGAATGCACCTGATTGCCGCCAAATCCGATGAAGCCTCTCTCCGCTGGAATCACTGTTCCATCTTCAAGAATAACGCTCTGGATCATTCCGTCCTGCTCTTCGAGGACACGGCTGATCCCCGTCTCGATATAACGGATTCTCCGGTCCTTGATCTTCATAAGAATCTCCGCGTCAACGGCCTGCTGCTCATGATTAATAAAGATCACCTCGGAAGCTTGCTCAGCGAGCAGCAGCGCCATGTTCGCACCTGAATTGCCCGAACCCATTACGACCGTCTTTCGGTTATGAATTTCATACCCATCACAATCAGGGCATACATATACTGACCTTCCCAATGTCCGGCGGATGCCCGGAATGTCCGGCAAGCGGTCCATCAAACCGGTTGCAAGCAGCACGGTTTTCGCTTGATAGCGCACACCCTGCTCACCTGCAAGCTCAAACAGCTGATCCTGCTTTGCAGCCCTAGCTACTTTGTCTTGTACAAATTTGACGCCTAGAGATACCGCCTGGGCTTTCCCTCTGTTCCGAAGCTCTTCGCCGGAGATCCCGTCAGGCCAGCCCAGTATATTATGATAATTCCGGCACAAGGTGGATCGGCCAGAACCCGAGTCGATAACCAGAATCTGATGAGTCACATATCTTCCTAGTTGAATTGCTGCCTGGAGACCGGCTATGCCTCCCCCGATAATGATACAATCGTAGGTCAATGAAATTCCTCCCGTTTAATCACAACTTTGCACTCCATTATTTAACTGTTGCCATATTTTCCCCAGCCCATCCTTGAACGGGTTTATCTGTTATTGTAGTTTTGATGTATAATAAACTCATACTGTCATGATATGACACTGTTCAACACTATTCATCATCTTACAGGCGGGATACTATTTTGAAACTCTTACACAAAAAAGGTTATACCCTTAGATTCAGCATCAGCTTTCTTGTTATTGTGGCTGTGCTTCTAACCATGCTGATCGGCATGATCTCTGCTGTACAAGTCAGCCGGGATTCCCTGATCTCAAGCTATCTGCAGAGCAACAGCCAGTATGCGAAGAAGCTGGCCTCCAACACCGGTGACCTGCTCAGCACGATGAAGCAGAACATCACATCCATTGCAGCCATCGTCAAGAGTGGGACCAGAATGGACGCCGAGCTGCTCGGCCATCTCTACCAGGAGAATCGCCAATATTTCAATTCCATCTTCATTGCCAATGAGGAGCGGGTTATCCAGTTCACAAGTCCGAACACAACCGGAGTCCATGCAGGAGACCAGCTAACCTCGCAAGCGAGCCTTTTGGCCACCACATCCAAAGCACCTTTTATATCCAACCCGTATCGAAGCAAGTCAGGAAGATATATTATTCTGATCTCTGCTCCTATCTTTGACCGGGGTGGGGAGTACAAAGGATTTGTTGGCGGAACGATCTATTTGGAGGAGAAGAACGTACTGAATACACTGCTGGAGGAGCATTTCTTCGGGAACGGGTCGTATGTCTTCGTGGTCGAGAAGACCGGACATTTGATCTTTCACCCGGACACCAAGCGTATTGGACAATCGGTACTTCGCAATACAGTTGTCCAGCAAGTGCTTCAAGGCTCCAATGGAGCTCAGCATGTGACGAATTCCCAAAAACATGACTTTTTTGCCGGTTATGCCTACGATCCCATCAGTTCATGGGGAATTATTGCGCAGACTCCCGTCTCAGTCATCGATGGGCCGTCCTCCCAGTTGATTCACAAGATGCTTCTTCAGTCCCTGCCCTTTCTTGCCCTGATCCTGATACTTGGGTGGTGGCTTGCCAGTCAGATTGCCAAGCCCTTACACATTCTTGCCAAATTCTCAGACGAGGCTACACTAAATCTGGATAAAGGAAAGAGTCTGCCTGATCTAAAATCCAATCACTATGAAGTCCGTTTGCTATATCAGAGTGTTAAGATTGCTTTTAAGAATATTAACCAGGATATCCTTCAGCTACGCGATGAAGTTAAGATGGATGGATTAACCGGACTTGGCAACCGGAAGTCCTTTGACTCTGTCATGGAGAAATTAACGGCAAAACACACGCCGTTCTCATTGATCTTAATGGACATAGACAATTTCAAGACCGTAAATGATACTTACGGTCATCTTACCGGAGATGAGGTACTGAAATTCCTTGCCGGCTTGATGGAGAAATTGGCCGGGGACAACAGTCTGGCCTTCAGATATGGAGGGGAAGAATTCGCCATTCTGGTGAAGCATAGTGACATAAGCTATGCCTATCAAATTGCTGAACGTATCAGAACCGTTCTGGCCGTTACGAACAGCCCCACAGGTGAGCCAGTAACGATCTCGCTTGGCATCGCTTCCTACCCTGATCATGCCAGAGAGATCCAGGAGCTGATCCTAAAGGCCGATCAAGCGATGTACCAGTCCAAGCTGAACGGTAGAAACCGTACTACAATAAGTGAAGCCCATTAAACAAGAAGAAGCCTGAGAAATCAGGCTTCTTCTTGTATCTATTCTTTTGAATCGTAGAAAATATGCCTCGCCTCTATTCCGGACTCCCTTAATTCAAGAATACCGACCGAATAACGTGTCTCTCGCCGCTTATCTGCAGCGGAACCAGGATTGAACAATAGCACCCCGCCCGACTGCTTCAGCAGGGGCTGGTGCGAGTGACCGAACAAGATGGCATCCAGCCTGTCCTCCTTGAACGACAGCTGGGCCTTCTCCTCGGTGGTGCGGCCGGCAAATGGCGTATGGCCATGCACAAGTCCAATCCGGTAAGTATCAAGCGTCAGGATCTTCCGGTGCCCGAACCGATCAATTATCTCTCCGGGATCATTATTCCCTGCAATTCCTTCCACAGGAGCAAGCGCTGCAAGCTGCTCATAGACATCTATAGTGACCCAATCTCCAAGATGGAGAATGAGATCCACCCCTCCGAACGCCTTGATTACAGCAGAAGGCAGCCGCTTGGCTGACCGGGGCATATGTGTGTCTGAAATAACGCCAATAATCATAGGTGACTCCTCCTATCGCAGTGGGGATGCAGCCATACGCACATAGGTATGCCGTCTGCCGCGAACCGCTATGGATAATGCCTGAATATTCTCAGGGACCGCGATACCCCCAAACCCCGCGTCCCCGATATGAAACAGGTCTGCCCCTGCTCTCTTCGCACTGAGCGCAATCTCCCGGATCGTGGATACATCGGCCCCTTCTTGACTTGTGCCTATCGCGGCCAGAGCCAGAGCGCCTATCCCCTTCACTGCTGTGATTATCGCTGCAAGCTCTCTTTCTCTCAGTCCCGGAACCGTTCCCGGTGCAGGCAGCAGGATCACATCGGCCCCAGCTTCTGCGAATTGAACACCAGCTTCAATATCCGTAACCCTGCCTGCCGTACCGGCTCCATGCATTTTGCCCGCTAGGATCAGCCCGCCAAAGTGTTCCTTGGCTAAGCCAATCGCCTGCAGAATCTGCTGATTCGTGACTCCGGTCTTCGGATTACCTGTTAAGCAGATGAAGTCGAATCCAAGCGCCTTCGCTTCGGCGAGCGAGCTTGCTGTGGCCCTTCTGCCCTCAGGCAGCGAATGGAGAGATTCTACCGCCTCAGCCTTTTCATCCACTGGCTCCAGGTTCACACCAACGGGAAGTCCCGTCAGCGCTTTGAGCCTCTGAATATCGCCTCTACCAGGTCCCTCTTCTCTAACGGCTTCTTGTTGGGACGCTGCCTCTACTACAGCTCCCTGAACCAAAGGTTGAAATACATCAAAATGATTCAATAAAATCATATCCGCACCAAATGCCTTCGACAGCTCTGCATTGGACACTTCTGGAAGCAGGGACCGATCTGCTGCAATCTCTGAAATAATAGTTCTTCCCTCAGCTGCCAGGATCGACTGCCTAAGTGCAGCGCGATCCATCTGTCTGAAATCAGAAGCTCTGCAGTCCAGTATTCTCTTCATCCAAGACACCTCGCTCTCCAGATTCTATAACCTGCTCCCATGTTAACACACGACCGGGTATGAGCCAAAAGACGCCTTCTTGTCTGCCAATACGCCAGGTGATTCTTATTCAAGCTCCTCTTCTCAGCTTAATAAGTAGACTCTTGCTTCGTATGGCCTTAGCTGAAGCTTCCGGATCTCTTCTTCTGGAACTGGCTTGTAATTCGAAATCAACAGCTTGGCACCATCTGAATTCAGCTCCTCCGGCCACTCAAATACCGGTTTTTGATCGAAAAAATTAAGAATAATCAGCAGCTTCTCGTCCTCACAAGTCCGGGTATAGGTATAAATCTCTGGATCCAGAGGGAGCAGAAGCTTATATTCCCCATATACCAATGCCTTGTGTTCCTTCCTCAAAGCGATCAGCGTCTTGTAATAATGGTAGATGGAGTCCGGATCCTTCTGTGCCGCCGCCACATTAACCTCCATGTAATTGGAGTTCACTTCAATCCACGGGGTGCCTTTGGAGGTGAAACCGGCATGCTCGGTATTATCCCACTGCATGGGAGTCCGGGCATTGTCCCGGCTTTTTTTGCGAATGGCTTTCATAACCTCCTCCTCCGGGACTCCCTTCTCTCTCATTTCATGATAAAAGTTCAGCGTCTCCACATCTCTATAATCCTCAATCGAGTCAAAATAAGGATTCGTCATACCGATCTCTTCACCCTGGTAAATATACGGGGTACCTTCCAAAGTAAGAAGGAATGTCGCCAGCATTTTGGCTGAAGGTACGCGGAAATGCAGGTCATTCCCGAACCGGGATACCGGACGGGGCTGATCATGATTGCCAAGATAGTTCGCGTTCCAGCCTTGGTTATGCAAGACGGTCTGCCACTCACTCATGACTTTCTTAAGCTCAAGAAGGTTCCAGGGCTTGATCTCCCATTTGCCGCTGCCTGGTGAAGCCGCGTCGAGATACATATGCTCAAACTGGAAGACCATATTCAGCTCGCGCCGGGTATCTCCTACATAATCAAGGGCTTGCTGGGGACCAAGTCCCGAGGTCTCACCAACGGTCATGATATCGTAGAAGTAGAGAACCTGATCATTAAGATTCTGCAGCAGGGTATGAACTTTATCCAGATTCGAGAACAGCTGATAGGCGCGGACCGTAGGCAGCCGATCGGGATTCTCCGCATCAGGCAGACCCTGGGCTTTGACAATATGGGCTATGGCATCGAACCGGAATCCGTCCACACCTTTCTTAAGCCACCACTGTACCATCTTATGAAGCTCCTCAACCACAGCCGGGTTATCCCAGTTCAGATCAGGCTGCTGCTTAGCATAGAGATGGAGATAATAGCTGTCGGTCGTTTCATCATACTCCCAGACAGAGCCGCTGAAGTAAGACTCCCAGTTGTTTGGAGGTCCTCCGTTCTTACCCTTTCTCCAGATATAGTAATCGCGTTTGGGATTGTCCTCTGAAGACCGGGATTCCAAGAACCAAGGATGCTCGTTCGAGGTATGATTGAGCACCAAATCCATCATCAGCTTCATCCCGCGGGCATGAACCTCACGAAGCAGCCGGTCGAAATCCTCCAGGGTCCCGAACTGCTGCTGAATATCACAATAGTCACTGATATCGTACCCATTGTCATGATTCGGTGACTTGTATATTGGACACAACCAGATCACATCAACCCCTAGGTCCTTCAAATAATCCAGCTTGGAGGTGATTCCTCTAAGGTCCCCTATTCCATCCCCGTTCGAATCCTTGAAGCTGATTGGATAGATTTGATATACAACGCTTTCCTTCCACCACTTGGGATTCATGCTGCCAGGCCTCCTTTTTGCTATGTAAAAACGTCCTTATTGTATACTTTTAAACAGGCTCTGCCATTTAGAACAATCTTTATCGAATTATGAAGGCTCAACTGCACATTCCAGCAGCCAACTGCATTTATCCTTTACATCTCACACCTGATGTATAATAATCAGGAATGGTCAAAAACTGTACTTGCCTCAATATCATCTTATATAGAAAAGGAAGTGCCTGGTATAAATGAACAGCTTGGATAGAGACACCGGGCATCCGCTGCAATTGTCACGCTCCCGCCGGTTATGGACGGCGGTAATATTAGGCTCGTTATCCGCATTTGGACCTTTATCTATTGATATGTATCTGCCTTCGTTACCAAAGCTTTCGGCAGACCTGCATACGACAGCCTCCCTAACCCAGCTGACGTTAACCGCATTTCTGCTTGGCCTTGCCTTGGGACAGCTTGTAGTGGGACCTCTTAGTGATGTGAAAGGTCGCCGAACTCCACTGATGATTTCTCTTGCGGTATATGCTGTATCCTCGTTACTGTGTGTATTCTCCCCATCTATCGGGGTCCTTATCGCACTAAGATTCATCCAGGGTGTAGCCGGCGCAGCCGGAATAGTCCTGTCCAGAGCGATGGTTCGGGATCTGTATTCCGGTACGGAGCTGACAAAGTTCTTCTCTTTGTTGATGCTCATTAACGGAGCAGCACCTATTCTGGCTCCTCTAATTGGTGGTCAGCTGCTGCGTATATTTCCATGGCGCGGCGTGTTTGTTGTTCTTGCCCTGATCGGGATTATAATGCTTGTGGCTGTCTTCTTCACTCTTCCCGAGACCCTCCCCAGGGACCAAAGAGCGGCTGGAGGAATACGTCAGACCTTCTCTACCTTTGGCAGACTGCTGAGAGATCGAGGCTTCATGGGTTATACTCTTGCCGGCGGCCTCGTAAGTGCAGCCATGTTCGCCTATATATCCGGCTCCCCGTTCGTTATACAGGATGTATTCGGCGTATCTCCTCAAGTCTACAGCCTAATCTTCGCCATGAACGGGTTCGGAATTATAGCGGCCAGCCAAGCCACTGGACGCCTGGCAGGGCGGATTCCCGAAGAGAAGCTGCTGGTCTGGGGTCTGAGTATGGCTGCTCTAGGAGCGGCAGTTCTCCTGTTGAGCGTGATCCTGGTTCCTCGGCTGTCTACAGTACTGGTGCCGCTCTTCTTCATAGTAGCTTCAGTCGGCATTGTGGGAACGACCAGCTTTCCGCTGGCCATGAAGGAACAAGCACATTCTGCGGGAAGCGCTTCTGCCCTTCTTGGCCTGCTGCCTTACATCTTGGGTGCGCTAAGCGCACCTCTCGTTGGAATTGGCGGCGGCCACACCGCTATTCCTATGGGTATTGTAATAGCGGCGGCAGACATTGGAGCGATCGCATGCTATTACTTGCTGGTCCGTAGAGCAGCGAACCGGTTCTGATTCATTTTTTAGCATCGAAAAAGCGCCAGGAACCCTGTGTTCCTGGCGCTTTTTCGATTGCTGTATGAAAGGAGAATTCATATGTGTGAACAGATTGAGAAATGGCAGATTAAGGACGAACAAACAAAGGCTTGAAATAAAGTGCGTAAGCCTTAGAAGCTATTGCCTCCGGACTGTAATTGTTATTACGGCGCAGATGAATGTAGGAATCCGGTGTGAACAGGAACAAGAATGCGTTGATGTTGAAACAGGGGTCACAAGGCTGCAGCTCATTGCTGTCAGCCGCTGACTTTAACAAGTCAACAAGAGTCCCATAAATAAATGCATATGGAGGGGACTCGGAGAACTCGAAGCCCATCTTCTGCATTTTGCAGTTATCCTGGAGTGCGCCAATCCAGATCATCATGTCCTCAATGAAGTTCACCCATTTATGAACAACGTCTTCGATTCTTTCACTAAGCGACCGTGACTCCTGGCTGATTACACTGCGTATATCCTGTATAGCTGCCTCCAGCTTCTCATCGACTAAATGCAGACAAATGTCCCCTACGCTGGTGTATCTTCTATATAATGTTCCCTGCCCGATTCCTGCCGCCTTGGCAATCTGGTGCATACTGACTTTATCCGCACCTCTCTGCTCGATCAGTAATCTGGCATTCTTCAATATTAGTTCATTAATTTCGGAATGGCTTCTACTCTCATCATGAAGCGGCATAGACCAAGTTCTCCTTCTAAGCAGGTAATGGACTGCATATCAACTCATTGTAACCCTTACTCTCTTAAGGGATCAATACCTGGCTAGACTTGAGTGCCCGATCCCTGCTCTTGGGGAATGGTGCTGCGGCGCATGAACAGAGCCAGAATCAGAGCAACCACCGTCAAGATCACAGCTCCCCAGAAAGCGCTGTGCACGCCGGCCGTCATAGCGTCCGGTATGTGTTTCGGGTTGAGTGGATCCTGAACCCCGCTTAAATAGCGCGTCTGCCCAGAGGTCATGATGCTGATGAACAGTGCCGTACCTACGGCCCCGGCAACCTGCTGAATCGTATTCATGATAGCGGTCCCGTGTGGATACAGATTACGTGGCAGCTGATTGAGCCCTGTAGTCTGTGCAGGCATAATTACCATAGACAGGCCAATCATCAGGACAGAGTGAAGAATAATAATCACGAACACTTCCGTTGTAGTCGTTACTCTCGTGAACATCCATAGAGAGATCAGCATAATTACAATGCCCGGAATCACCAGGGCTCTAGGTCCGAATTTATCAAATAATCGTCCCGTAATCGGTGACATAAGTCCGTTAATAATTCCGCCAGGAAGCAGAATAAGGCCAACGGTGAAGGCTGTCAGAGCCAACCCTGTAAGCATGAACATAGGCAGAAGTGTCAGGGTTGAGAACAACGTCATCATCAGAATCACCATGAGAATGACGGCCAGGGAGAACATTGGATACTTGAAAGCCCGCATATCCAGTACAGGCTCGGTAAGCTTGATCTGACGAAGAACGAACAACAGCAGGCCAATGAAGCCAGCGATCAGGCATGTAATAACCAGCGGACTGGACCAGCCTACGAGCGGGTCGCCTGCACTGCTGAAGCCGTATACGATGCCGCCAAAGCCAATGGTGGAGAGCAGAATGGACAAGATATCAACCTTTGGACGTGTAACTTCAGATACGTTCCGTAGATAGATCACCGCGAACACAATCGAGAATAACGCGAGCGGCAGAACGGAGAAGAACAGCCAGCGCCAGTGCAAGGAATCCAGAATGATTCCGGCAAGCGTTGGGCCAATGGCAGGAGCGAACATAATAACCAGGCCGATTGAACCCATGGCTGCGCCGCGCTTCTCTGGAGGGTAGATGGTCAAGATCGTATTCATCATCACAGGCAGCAGCAGACCTGTCCCAAGCGCCTGCACGAGACGGGCGATCAGCAGGATGGTGAAGTTAGGTGACAAGCCGGCAATCACGGTTCCCGCGAAGAACAGAACCATTGCACTAATGAAGATCTGCCTGGTTGTGAACCACTGAATCAATAATGCGGTTACCGGGACCAGGATCCCGATCAGCAGCATATAACCGGTAGTCAGCCACTGAATTGTAGAGTATGACACCTGCAGATCCTGCATCAGATCTGTAAGGGCAACGCCGAGCAAAGTCTCATTAAGCAAGGCCAGAAATGCCCCGATCATGAGAGATATAACTATGGGGAGACGCTTAATCTCACCTACGGGTGCGGCGGCCCCCGATGTGGTACTTGCTGTGTTCATTGTAAATCCTCCTTAATATGTATCTCTATCTTTCAGTACTGCACAGTATAGTCTTTCTGCATGAAAATCTCCGTTCTCCGCTCTCCCCTCATCTGAACAAATGAATAACGCGGACAATTGTCCGCATGTTGTATATTAGCAGACAATTGTCCGCTCAGTCAATGTAAACAATAATTATATTTATTTTCATCCTTGTGGACTTATATACAAAAAAAGAACCGCTCCCCATGACAAGGGAAGGGTTCATATGATTTATAGTCTTCGAACAGCCACATGCTAATCTTAATCCAAGAGCTTGGCACCTCGGGCTTCAAGTTCCCGCAACAGCTCTTCGCACAGTGCATGCGTCGCCAGCGCATCTCTGGCTGAAGGTGAGGGGCTCCTTCCATTTCTTACCGCAGTTAGAAATTCTTCAATAACCTGTTCAAAACCTCTTCTGTAGAGATTTGGATCCCAACCCTTGAAACGGATATGCTTCTCCTCCCCATCCTGATAATGAATAGTCGAATTCAAATCCTGGACCCGCCACTTGTTCCCTGAACTCATGACTTCAAGTATCTCTTCATTAGAACCGTTATCCCTGTTCATCACTCCAGTGCAGCTGAAGCCCTGGCCGTCGAGATGCAGCATTACATGATACAGCTGT contains:
- a CDS encoding MDR family MFS transporter, whose product is MNTASTTSGAAAPVGEIKRLPIVISLMIGAFLALLNETLLGVALTDLMQDLQVSYSTIQWLTTGYMLLIGILVPVTALLIQWFTTRQIFISAMVLFFAGTVIAGLSPNFTILLIARLVQALGTGLLLPVMMNTILTIYPPEKRGAAMGSIGLVIMFAPAIGPTLAGIILDSLHWRWLFFSVLPLALFSIVFAVIYLRNVSEVTRPKVDILSILLSTIGFGGIVYGFSSAGDPLVGWSSPLVITCLIAGFIGLLLFVLRQIKLTEPVLDMRAFKYPMFSLAVILMVILMMTLFSTLTLLPMFMLTGLALTAFTVGLILLPGGIINGLMSPITGRLFDKFGPRALVIPGIVIMLISLWMFTRVTTTTEVFVIIILHSVLMIGLSMVIMPAQTTGLNQLPRNLYPHGTAIMNTIQQVAGAVGTALFISIMTSGQTRYLSGVQDPLNPKHIPDAMTAGVHSAFWGAVILTVVALILALFMRRSTIPQEQGSGTQV